The proteins below come from a single Desulfovibrio sp. genomic window:
- the galU gene encoding UTP--glucose-1-phosphate uridylyltransferase GalU, producing the protein MKDIRKVVIPVAGWGTRSLPATKNIPKEMLPIYNKPVIQYVVEEAQRANIEDVIFVTNRDKTVIEDHFDYNLQLEGVLERAGKLDKLAEVRKVAEMVNIMSVRQKRQLGLGHAVLCARELVRDDPFAIMVGDDLMFGGAPGIGQLIEVAMAEKMPVIGVMEVPWEKVSRYGIIDGDEVTPGVFRVKNMVEKPAREDAPSRMAIVGRYVLTPDIFDYLEKVEPGHGGEIQLTDALQAMAQERGMMAVRMSGMRFDAGDWAEFLTANIYFALQDEELRYDLLKLLKNFVQFH; encoded by the coding sequence ATGAAGGATATTCGTAAAGTCGTCATTCCCGTGGCCGGATGGGGCACCCGTTCCTTGCCTGCAACAAAGAATATTCCCAAGGAAATGCTGCCCATCTACAACAAGCCCGTCATCCAGTATGTGGTTGAAGAAGCGCAGCGCGCCAATATCGAAGATGTAATCTTTGTCACCAACCGTGATAAAACGGTTATTGAAGATCACTTCGACTACAACCTCCAGCTTGAGGGAGTGCTTGAACGCGCTGGCAAGCTCGACAAACTGGCTGAAGTGCGCAAGGTGGCCGAGATGGTCAACATCATGTCCGTGCGGCAAAAGCGCCAGCTGGGCCTAGGGCATGCGGTGCTGTGCGCGCGCGAACTTGTGCGTGACGACCCCTTTGCCATCATGGTGGGCGATGACCTCATGTTTGGCGGCGCTCCCGGCATCGGCCAGCTCATTGAAGTGGCCATGGCCGAAAAAATGCCGGTCATCGGCGTGATGGAAGTACCGTGGGAGAAGGTCAGCCGCTACGGCATCATTGATGGCGATGAAGTGACCCCAGGCGTGTTCCGCGTTAAAAACATGGTGGAAAAACCCGCCCGTGAAGACGCTCCCTCGCGCATGGCTATTGTTGGCCGTTATGTGCTCACGCCTGATATCTTTGATTATCTTGAAAAGGTCGAACCCGGTCACGGCGGCGAAATCCAGCTCACCGACGCACTTCAGGCCATGGCTCAGGAAAGGGGCATGATGGCGGTGCGTATGTCGGGCATGCGCTTTGACGCTGGCGACTGGGCGGAATTTCTCACAGCCAACATCTACTTTGCCCTTCAGGACGAAGAGCTGCGCTACGATCTGCTCAAGCTGCTCAAGAATTTTGTGCAGTTCCATTAA
- the glmM gene encoding phosphoglucosamine mutase → MAERLFGTDGLRGTVNNYPMTVDVALRLGLAAGVRFRRGDHQHKVVIGKDTRLSGYMFESALTSGLCAAGMHVIMTGPLPTPAISFLTRSMRADLGVVISASHNPFHDNGIKFFDADGYKLPDLTEDEISAMVLDSDYKWPYPEARGVGRATKIEDAGGRYIVYTKSCFPPQLTLSGLRIVVDCANGASYKVAPLALEELGAEVFRIGTSPDGTNINEHCGSLYPEVVAAKVREVRADVGLALDGDADRLIVVDEHGDIIDGDQLMAMCAQAMMARGELPGNLLVATAMSNMALEIFMKDHGGSLLRTKVGDRYVMEAMRREGAMLGGEQSGHLIFHKYSTTGDGLLAALQILRIMREKDKPLSELAGRLKPFPQKLINVRVEKRLPFEERPAIGEAVAKVEAELAGRGRVP, encoded by the coding sequence ATGGCTGAGCGTCTTTTCGGCACAGACGGACTGCGCGGCACGGTCAACAATTATCCCATGACCGTGGATGTAGCCCTGCGACTTGGTCTGGCGGCGGGTGTGCGCTTTCGGCGCGGCGACCACCAGCACAAGGTGGTCATCGGCAAGGATACGCGCCTTTCAGGCTACATGTTTGAATCTGCGCTCACTTCCGGCCTGTGCGCCGCCGGCATGCATGTGATCATGACCGGCCCGCTGCCCACTCCGGCCATATCCTTTCTCACCCGCAGCATGCGGGCCGACCTTGGGGTGGTTATTTCCGCCTCGCACAACCCCTTTCACGACAACGGCATCAAATTTTTTGATGCCGATGGTTACAAGCTCCCCGACCTGACCGAAGACGAAATATCGGCCATGGTGCTGGATTCGGACTATAAATGGCCCTATCCGGAAGCGCGCGGCGTTGGCCGCGCCACCAAGATTGAAGACGCCGGGGGGCGCTATATTGTTTACACCAAAAGTTGTTTCCCTCCCCAACTGACGCTTTCGGGCCTGCGCATTGTGGTTGACTGCGCCAACGGCGCCAGCTACAAAGTTGCCCCTCTGGCTCTTGAAGAACTGGGAGCCGAAGTTTTCCGCATCGGCACAAGCCCTGACGGCACCAACATCAACGAGCACTGTGGCTCGCTCTATCCCGAAGTGGTGGCCGCCAAGGTGCGCGAAGTTCGGGCCGATGTGGGCCTTGCGCTGGACGGCGACGCCGACCGCCTCATTGTTGTGGACGAACACGGCGACATCATTGACGGCGACCAGCTCATGGCCATGTGCGCCCAAGCCATGATGGCCAGGGGCGAACTGCCGGGCAATCTGCTTGTGGCAACCGCCATGAGCAACATGGCCCTGGAAATTTTTATGAAGGATCACGGAGGTTCACTGCTGCGCACCAAGGTGGGCGACCGCTACGTTATGGAAGCCATGCGGCGCGAAGGCGCCATGCTGGGCGGCGAGCAGTCGGGCCACCTTATTTTCCACAAGTACAGCACCACTGGCGATGGCCTGCTGGCGGCCCTGCAAATTCTGCGCATCATGCGCGAGAAGGACAAGCCTCTCTCCGAACTGGCAGGCAGGCTCAAGCCATTCCCGCAGAAGCTTATCAACGTGCGGGTGGAAAAACGCCTGCCCTTTGAGGAGCGCCCTGCCATTGGCGAGGCAGTTGCCAAGGTCGAGGCGGAACTGGCCGGGCGCGGACGTGTGCCCT
- a CDS encoding CdaR family protein has translation MKSSDPSRRPPHLLSMLLAIFIAVSMWYMVSVRDRLEAQIEVNLDYFGIPANLVVTDGLINKAVVRLRGPETLLRSVTQRKIIQAVDLSSIKKGTTVVPLSAEHLGARFRAFELIDVQPPRIVVKADTVQERSVPVKAVVDSPLRSGALTVENVSVTPATVVLRGPESVISAIASVPLTIMLDPKAAGTTTQQTITLDTPGMVTATPPSVKVQYTITSGRTVISRRCKVEIAKESRLAYTVNPDEIAVLVEVPEALAKNSRYLGEMEVSFVTPEIQPGESVKTPLHFKLPEGMTLLNPVTEEVTVTRKKK, from the coding sequence ATGAAATCCTCTGATCCCTCGCGCCGCCCCCCGCATCTGCTTTCCATGCTGCTGGCGATCTTTATCGCCGTGAGCATGTGGTACATGGTCAGCGTTCGCGACAGGCTGGAAGCGCAGATTGAAGTAAACCTCGATTACTTTGGCATCCCCGCCAATCTTGTGGTGACTGACGGCCTCATCAACAAGGCTGTTGTGCGTCTGCGCGGGCCGGAAACCCTGCTGCGTTCTGTTACCCAACGCAAGATCATCCAGGCAGTGGATCTTTCTTCCATCAAAAAAGGCACAACCGTGGTTCCGCTCTCGGCGGAGCATCTTGGCGCGCGTTTCCGCGCTTTTGAACTCATTGATGTGCAGCCCCCGCGAATCGTGGTCAAGGCCGACACCGTGCAGGAGCGCAGCGTCCCTGTTAAGGCGGTTGTGGATTCGCCCCTGCGCAGCGGCGCCCTGACGGTGGAAAACGTCAGCGTGACCCCGGCCACGGTGGTTTTGCGCGGCCCGGAATCTGTTATCTCCGCCATTGCCAGCGTGCCGCTGACCATCATGCTTGATCCCAAGGCGGCGGGCACAACAACCCAGCAGACCATCACCCTGGACACTCCGGGCATGGTCACGGCCACGCCGCCTTCCGTCAAGGTGCAGTACACCATCACCAGCGGGCGCACCGTCATCTCGCGCCGCTGCAAGGTGGAAATTGCCAAGGAAAGCCGCCTGGCCTATACGGTTAACCCCGATGAAATTGCCGTGCTGGTGGAGGTGCCCGAAGCTCTGGCAAAGAACAGCCGTTACCTTGGCGAGATGGAAGTTTCTTTCGTCACGCCGGAGATCCAGCCGGGAGAGAGCGTTAAAACGCCCCTGCACTTCAAACTGCCGGAAGGAATGACTCTCTTGAACCCGGTTACGGAAGAAGTTACGGTAACAAGAAAAAAGAAATAA
- the cdaA gene encoding diadenylate cyclase CdaA produces the protein MFDHIAIDWRDIMDIAVVSILLYQVIQMLRGSRALTVLTGLGLLTLLYFFSNALGLYTLTWLLQHIFSSLFILIVVIFQSDIRQALGEMGARPIFRRSSIKNIGVEEVVTACVEMARLRVGALIVIERSMRLGDMIKREGVRIDAQLSRQLLMNIFYPKAPLHDGAVVISRGRITAAACILPLAEAKGQNFGTRHRAALGIARESDALVIVVSEERGEISVALKDELMRALDATRLRQVLNEIL, from the coding sequence GTGTTTGACCATATTGCCATAGACTGGCGCGATATAATGGACATAGCCGTGGTCAGCATTCTGCTGTACCAGGTTATCCAGATGCTGCGGGGCTCGCGGGCGCTGACAGTCCTTACCGGGCTGGGCCTGCTTACGCTGCTGTATTTCTTTTCAAATGCTCTCGGCCTGTACACGCTTACCTGGCTGTTGCAGCACATCTTCAGTTCCCTGTTCATCCTCATAGTCGTTATTTTTCAGTCCGACATCCGTCAGGCCCTGGGGGAGATGGGCGCACGGCCTATTTTTCGTCGATCCAGCATAAAGAATATCGGCGTGGAAGAAGTGGTGACGGCCTGTGTAGAAATGGCCCGGCTGCGTGTGGGCGCACTGATCGTTATTGAGCGCAGCATGCGCCTTGGCGACATGATAAAGCGCGAAGGCGTGCGCATTGACGCGCAGCTTTCACGCCAGCTGCTCATGAATATTTTCTACCCCAAGGCCCCCCTTCACGATGGTGCCGTGGTCATCAGCCGAGGCAGAATCACCGCCGCGGCCTGCATTCTGCCGCTGGCCGAAGCCAAGGGGCAGAACTTTGGCACGCGACACCGCGCGGCGTTGGGCATTGCCCGCGAAAGTGATGCTCTGGTCATTGTTGTTTCTGAAGAAAGAGGCGAAATTTCCGTGGCCCTCAAGGATGAGCTGATGCGCGCCCTTGACGCTACCCGCCTCAGGCAGGTGCTTAATGAAATCCTCTGA
- a CDS encoding diguanylate cyclase: MVRTFSTRPFTGMLLITLAFNLLLTWVLVDRKQQIERVKLESIARSQRDNLQNDLLRLVFKTETLNALVIDKSGSIQEFERVAAALRDEDTIQAFVLAPGGTIDKVYPYTPANSLLVGRDMLDGNLGCHEAITARHGAPLTLAGPVLLPNGDAALVGRLSIFLPDASGRPQYWGIAAILLRFPDVLNASDLYLLDSMDIDFGLWRASPHKGGALLIAGSADSEKDAGSIDMPVTILNAHWLIRMSAGVAWYRSLESWLYVGMSVFLSLFLATLVQRNHDLTEIRTYLEAIAYRDALTGALNRRGLFEELQRRIASPTTKNFTIYYVDLNNFKGINDTYGHEAGDRVLQLFAEVVRTHAPVTHILGRMGGDEFVLLLNGPPAQERDKAAFDQMCADLANGLPELNIPGPITFSMGSAVYPDAALTVDALLSCADTAMYQDKERAKAHG, from the coding sequence ATGGTGCGAACTTTTTCAACGCGCCCATTCACTGGAATGCTGCTCATCACGTTGGCCTTCAACTTACTTTTGACATGGGTTTTGGTTGACCGCAAGCAGCAGATTGAACGTGTCAAACTTGAGAGCATCGCCCGCTCACAGCGTGATAACCTCCAAAATGATCTGTTGCGCCTAGTATTCAAAACGGAAACCCTGAACGCGCTTGTCATCGACAAAAGCGGGAGCATTCAGGAATTCGAGCGCGTTGCCGCTGCCCTGCGCGATGAAGATACCATTCAGGCCTTTGTGCTCGCTCCCGGCGGCACCATAGACAAGGTGTACCCATATACGCCTGCCAACAGCCTGCTGGTGGGCCGGGATATGCTTGACGGCAATCTGGGCTGCCACGAGGCAATCACGGCCCGACACGGCGCACCGCTGACCCTGGCCGGGCCGGTACTGCTGCCCAATGGGGATGCGGCTTTGGTGGGGCGACTTTCCATATTCCTCCCTGATGCTTCCGGCCGTCCTCAATATTGGGGTATCGCAGCAATACTGCTGCGTTTTCCTGATGTGTTGAATGCCTCGGATCTTTACCTGCTGGACAGCATGGATATTGATTTTGGCCTTTGGCGCGCATCCCCCCATAAAGGTGGTGCGTTGCTTATTGCTGGCAGCGCGGATTCAGAAAAAGACGCTGGCAGCATAGACATGCCTGTGACAATTCTTAACGCTCACTGGTTGATCCGCATGTCGGCAGGCGTTGCGTGGTACAGATCGCTGGAATCATGGCTCTATGTGGGCATGAGCGTTTTTCTCAGCCTCTTCCTCGCAACTCTTGTTCAAAGAAATCATGATCTTACAGAAATTCGTACTTATCTTGAGGCCATCGCGTACAGGGACGCCCTCACGGGTGCGCTTAACAGGCGTGGGCTCTTTGAAGAACTTCAAAGGCGCATAGCCTCACCAACGACAAAAAATTTCACCATATATTACGTCGATTTAAATAATTTTAAAGGCATTAACGACACCTATGGACATGAGGCGGGCGACCGAGTATTGCAACTCTTCGCAGAGGTTGTTCGCACGCATGCCCCGGTGACGCATATTTTGGGGCGCATGGGCGGCGATGAATTTGTGTTGCTGCTCAACGGACCACCAGCTCAGGAGAGGGACAAAGCCGCCTTTGACCAAATGTGCGCCGACCTTGCTAATGGTCTGCCCGAGCTGAACATACCGGGGCCGATCACGTTCAGCATGGGCAGTGCAGTGTACCCTGATGCGGCCCTCACAGTGGATGCGCTGCTCTCCTGCGCGGACACTGCCATGTACCAAGACAAGGAACGCGCCAAAGCCCATGGCTGA
- the folP gene encoding dihydropteroate synthase has protein sequence MTDSICPAALSRGADWHILGGRALKTPSPFGVMGIVNLTPDSFYDGGRHNAPAPGLNHALNLRNQGADILDLGAESSRPGAAELPPQQETERLMPVLIGLRQSAPGAVISVDTYHATTAAAVLDMGAAIINDISACAFDPALLDVLVQYKPGYVLMHSQGRPQTMQHDPRYTDVRREVLEFFEREMSRLVRAGLPEDRIVLDPGIGFGKTLEHNLALLAHPEDWLALGRPVLMALSMKSVFGGLLGLPPQERGLATATATAVLRGKGVFWHRVHDVVAARQAMTVALALEAN, from the coding sequence ATGACCGATAGCATTTGCCCGGCCGCCCTTTCCAGGGGCGCAGACTGGCATATTCTTGGGGGGCGGGCGTTAAAGACGCCCTCCCCCTTTGGCGTCATGGGCATTGTGAATCTGACCCCGGATTCCTTTTATGACGGGGGCCGCCACAACGCCCCGGCACCGGGCCTCAACCACGCGCTGAACTTGCGCAACCAGGGTGCAGACATTCTTGACCTTGGCGCGGAATCCTCACGCCCCGGAGCCGCAGAGCTGCCCCCCCAGCAGGAAACCGAGCGCCTGATGCCGGTTCTGATAGGACTGCGCCAATCTGCTCCCGGAGCCGTAATATCCGTGGATACCTACCATGCCACCACGGCTGCTGCTGTGCTGGACATGGGGGCTGCCATCATCAACGATATCTCGGCCTGCGCCTTTGACCCCGCCCTGCTGGATGTGCTCGTGCAGTACAAGCCCGGCTATGTGCTGATGCACAGTCAAGGCCGCCCGCAGACCATGCAGCACGACCCGCGCTACACTGATGTGCGCCGCGAGGTGCTGGAATTTTTTGAACGTGAGATGTCGCGTCTGGTGCGGGCGGGCCTGCCGGAAGATCGCATTGTGCTTGACCCCGGCATCGGCTTTGGCAAGACGCTTGAGCACAACCTTGCCCTTTTGGCCCACCCGGAAGACTGGCTTGCGCTCGGGCGGCCCGTGCTCATGGCGCTGTCCATGAAATCCGTTTTTGGCGGGCTTCTGGGCCTGCCGCCGCAGGAACGCGGCCTGGCAACAGCCACGGCCACGGCGGTGCTGCGCGGCAAGGGTGTGTTCTGGCACAGGGTGCATGATGTTGTCGCGGCCCGTCAGGCCATGACTGTTGCTCTGGCTCTTGAGGCCAACTAG
- the ftsH gene encoding ATP-dependent zinc metalloprotease FtsH: MLWAIIVLAMVMLFNMFQQPQGITQRVPYSDFLSQVDNGQLMSVTIQGHTLIGRTSDGKTVQSYAPQDIGLVNRLIEKKVEIKAEPPEEQPWYMTLLVSWFPMLLLVGVWIFFMRQMQSGGGKAMSFGRSRARLLNQDSTRVTFADVAGVDEAKDELSEVVEFLSNPKKFTRLGGRIPKGVLLVGPPGTGKTLLARAVAGEAGVPFFSISGSDFVEMFVGVGASRVRDLFVQGKKNAPCLIFIDEIDAVGRQRGAGLGGGHDEREQTLNQLLVEMDGFESNEGVILIAATNRPDVLDPALLRPGRFDRQVMVPTPDLRGRRRILEVHTKRTPLAGDVDLEVLARGTPGFSGADLENLVNEAALQAAKLNQDRLDMHDFEYAKDKVLMGRERRSLILSEEEKRITAYHEGGHALAARLLPGSDPVHKVTIIPRGRALGVTMQLPEEDRHGYSRSFLRNNLVVLLGGRVAEEIIFDDITTGASNDIERVTRMARKMVCEWGMSEAVGTLAIGETGEEVFIGREWVQNKNFSEDTARLVDSEVKRIVEDAHSRCRKLLEENLDALHRIAQALLDRETITGDDLDLLMDNKELPPLDSNGKPVPAGTAAKGGKAAKSGAEFVIEPDTDAQAPDQKTEQKPEQQSEQAESKQSEAENTRNNSKENDR, from the coding sequence ATGCTGTGGGCGATAATCGTCCTGGCGATGGTCATGCTTTTCAATATGTTCCAGCAACCGCAGGGGATCACCCAGCGGGTGCCCTACTCAGATTTTCTCAGTCAGGTGGACAACGGCCAGCTCATGTCCGTGACCATTCAGGGGCACACCCTCATCGGGCGCACCTCTGACGGAAAGACCGTGCAGTCCTATGCTCCGCAGGACATCGGCCTCGTAAACCGCCTTATTGAAAAAAAGGTTGAAATCAAGGCCGAACCGCCGGAAGAACAGCCCTGGTACATGACCCTGCTGGTTTCCTGGTTCCCCATGCTTTTGCTTGTGGGCGTGTGGATTTTCTTTATGCGCCAGATGCAGAGCGGTGGCGGCAAGGCCATGAGCTTTGGCCGGTCGCGCGCTCGCCTGCTGAATCAGGACAGCACACGCGTTACCTTTGCTGATGTGGCTGGCGTTGACGAAGCCAAGGACGAACTTTCGGAGGTCGTGGAATTTCTCTCCAACCCCAAAAAGTTTACCCGCCTTGGCGGTCGCATCCCCAAGGGCGTACTTCTTGTGGGCCCTCCCGGCACGGGTAAAACACTTCTGGCACGCGCCGTTGCTGGCGAGGCCGGGGTACCGTTCTTTTCCATTTCCGGCTCCGACTTTGTTGAAATGTTTGTGGGCGTGGGCGCTTCGCGCGTTCGCGACCTTTTTGTTCAGGGCAAAAAAAACGCGCCCTGTCTGATATTTATTGACGAAATTGACGCCGTTGGCCGCCAGCGTGGCGCTGGCCTTGGCGGCGGGCATGATGAACGCGAGCAGACCCTGAACCAGCTGCTCGTGGAAATGGACGGCTTTGAAAGCAATGAGGGCGTTATCCTCATTGCCGCCACCAACCGCCCCGATGTGCTTGATCCCGCCCTGCTGCGTCCCGGCCGCTTTGACCGTCAGGTGATGGTGCCCACGCCCGATCTGCGTGGCCGCCGCCGCATCCTTGAAGTGCACACCAAACGCACGCCTCTTGCGGGCGATGTTGATCTGGAAGTGCTGGCTCGCGGTACACCGGGCTTTTCTGGCGCTGACCTTGAAAACCTGGTCAACGAAGCTGCCCTTCAGGCCGCCAAGCTCAATCAGGACCGCCTGGACATGCATGATTTCGAGTATGCCAAGGACAAGGTCCTCATGGGCCGCGAACGCCGTAGTCTTATCCTCTCCGAGGAAGAAAAGCGCATCACCGCCTATCACGAAGGCGGCCACGCGCTGGCTGCCCGCCTGCTGCCCGGTTCCGACCCGGTGCACAAGGTTACGATCATTCCGCGCGGCCGCGCCCTGGGCGTGACCATGCAGCTGCCGGAAGAAGACCGCCACGGCTATTCGCGCTCCTTCCTGCGTAATAATCTGGTGGTGCTGCTGGGTGGCCGCGTGGCGGAAGAAATTATTTTTGACGACATCACCACCGGCGCCTCCAACGACATTGAACGCGTCACCCGCATGGCCCGCAAGATGGTCTGCGAGTGGGGCATGAGCGAAGCTGTGGGTACGCTGGCTATCGGCGAAACCGGCGAAGAAGTTTTTATTGGCCGCGAATGGGTGCAGAACAAGAACTTCAGCGAAGACACGGCACGGCTTGTGGATTCGGAAGTGAAGCGCATTGTGGAAGACGCGCACAGCCGCTGCCGCAAGCTGCTTGAAGAAAATCTGGATGCCCTGCACCGCATTGCCCAGGCCCTTCTTGATCGCGAAACCATCACTGGCGATGATCTTGACCTGCTCATGGACAACAAGGAACTGCCCCCGCTCGACAGCAACGGCAAACCCGTACCCGCCGGCACTGCCGCCAAGGGTGGCAAGGCTGCCAAATCTGGTGCTGAATTTGTGATTGAACCGGATACGGATGCTCAGGCCCCAGATCAGAAGACGGAACAGAAGCCGGAGCAGCAATCGGAACAGGCGGAATCCAAGCAATCCGAAGCAGAGAACACCCGGAACAACAGTAAAGAAAATGACCGATAG
- the der gene encoding ribosome biogenesis GTPase Der, translating into MADTLPRVILVGRPNVGKSTLFNRLIRSNRAITHDRPGVTRDRMDGVVRRKDTPVFGIVDTGGITLDAHSAVVEGPEGIRGFERDILAQTEAALVDASAVAFVVDSRDGLLPLDEHLAAHVRRKGLPTICVVNKVDGVEREDELMAEFHVLGFPLLAVSAEHGHNITALVEELVALLPEETSTEPPAPPTLKLAMLGRPNAGKSSLINAISRSDRMIVSDVAGTTRDSVDVRFASGGRDYVFVDTAGVRRRTKISDSLEKYSVNSAIKSSTKADVTLLTLDAAEGVSQQDKRLMDMLNTRKTPFMVLINKCDLAPRDSLDRLKKNVAEMLAFCPHVPILNVSALKGTGLKKILPLATQIHEECSVRISTGKLNRAMEEVLDKHQPPVVKRVRAKFFYLTQAETAPPTFVCFVSDATRVPESYTRYLERALRKIFGITHAPMRLHLRSSHKKKTEK; encoded by the coding sequence ATGGCAGATACATTGCCCCGCGTCATTCTGGTGGGTCGCCCCAATGTGGGCAAATCCACCCTGTTCAACAGGCTTATCCGCAGCAATCGGGCCATCACCCATGACCGCCCCGGCGTGACCCGCGACCGCATGGACGGCGTGGTGCGCCGCAAGGACACCCCCGTTTTCGGCATCGTTGACACGGGCGGCATCACCCTTGACGCCCACTCCGCCGTGGTGGAAGGCCCCGAAGGCATTCGCGGCTTTGAGCGCGATATTCTTGCGCAAACCGAGGCGGCGCTGGTTGATGCCTCTGCCGTGGCCTTTGTGGTGGATTCGCGTGACGGCCTGCTGCCTCTGGACGAGCATCTTGCGGCCCATGTGCGCCGCAAGGGCCTGCCCACCATCTGCGTTGTCAACAAGGTTGACGGCGTGGAGCGCGAAGATGAACTCATGGCCGAATTTCATGTTCTGGGCTTCCCGCTGCTGGCGGTTTCCGCCGAGCACGGGCACAACATCACCGCTCTGGTGGAAGAACTGGTAGCCCTGCTGCCGGAAGAAACCTCCACCGAGCCCCCCGCGCCCCCGACCCTCAAGCTGGCCATGCTTGGCCGCCCCAATGCGGGCAAGTCGTCGCTTATCAACGCCATTTCCCGCAGTGACCGCATGATTGTTTCCGATGTGGCGGGCACCACGCGCGACAGCGTTGATGTGCGCTTTGCGAGCGGTGGGCGCGACTACGTGTTTGTGGACACTGCGGGTGTACGCCGCCGCACCAAGATCAGCGACAGTCTGGAAAAGTACTCCGTCAACTCGGCCATCAAATCGAGCACCAAGGCCGACGTGACACTGCTGACCCTGGACGCCGCCGAAGGCGTGAGCCAGCAGGACAAGCGCCTCATGGACATGCTGAACACACGCAAAACCCCCTTTATGGTGCTTATCAACAAGTGCGATCTGGCCCCCCGCGACTCGCTGGACAGGCTCAAAAAGAACGTGGCCGAAATGCTGGCCTTCTGCCCGCATGTGCCGATTCTGAATGTTTCCGCCCTCAAGGGAACCGGCCTGAAAAAAATCCTGCCCCTGGCAACCCAGATTCACGAAGAATGCAGCGTGCGCATTTCTACCGGCAAGCTCAACCGCGCCATGGAAGAAGTGCTCGACAAGCATCAGCCGCCAGTGGTCAAACGCGTACGTGCCAAGTTCTTCTACCTGACCCAGGCGGAAACCGCGCCGCCAACCTTTGTGTGCTTTGTGAGCGACGCCACCCGTGTTCCTGAAAGCTATACCCGCTATCTTGAACGCGCGTTGCGCAAAATATTTGGCATCACGCATGCCCCCATGCGCCTGCACCTGCGCTCAAGCCACAAGAAAAAAACTGAAAAATAG
- a CDS encoding RluA family pseudouridine synthase: MSEENPPPTQAQDSGIGISRQSPLEQPIVQETESGQKLLQFLQRRLNLPPTLLHRWVRTGQVRINGGRCKPFARVQTGDIVRLPPFAFKMAEESAPETALQPLMDTALDTQPVDSPPLPPMIGTDGYLWAFNKPAGLPTHPGTGHDDSLSSRLAAYFASAPFKPTPVHRLDKETSGVLLVAASYEALANAQEAIREGTLAKEYVVWVQGRWPFAETQMLRHFLRKDAAQGYEKVRTAAPGEADSREALCMVRPLRVEQAQSLLLVRLLTGRTHQIRVQLATVGHPVIGDTKYGQAAPTRRHVPRGAYALPAPARMSSTENSAPEPESLMLHALRVTMPCGHVFSCLPPWSGAHALEQMPEPVAAMTAPEHGDGCGVFPLTEQSAKNKFLRQ; the protein is encoded by the coding sequence ATGTCGGAAGAGAACCCTCCCCCTACGCAGGCCCAGGACTCTGGCATTGGCATCAGCAGGCAATCGCCGCTGGAACAGCCGATAGTTCAGGAGACCGAAAGCGGCCAAAAGTTGTTACAGTTCCTGCAAAGGCGGCTGAACTTGCCCCCCACCCTGCTCCACCGCTGGGTGCGCACCGGACAGGTGCGCATCAACGGCGGCAGATGCAAGCCCTTTGCCCGCGTGCAGACAGGCGACATTGTTCGTCTTCCTCCTTTTGCCTTCAAGATGGCGGAAGAAAGCGCGCCAGAAACGGCCCTCCAGCCGTTGATGGATACAGCTCTCGACACGCAGCCGGTTGATTCGCCTCCGCTGCCGCCCATGATCGGCACAGACGGCTACCTGTGGGCTTTTAACAAACCCGCAGGCCTGCCAACGCATCCCGGCACCGGGCATGACGACAGCCTCAGTTCTCGGCTGGCCGCCTACTTCGCAAGCGCGCCTTTCAAGCCCACGCCCGTGCACAGGCTGGACAAGGAAACCTCGGGCGTACTGCTGGTGGCTGCCTCATACGAAGCCCTTGCCAATGCTCAGGAAGCCATACGCGAGGGAACGCTGGCCAAGGAATATGTGGTCTGGGTGCAAGGCCGCTGGCCCTTTGCCGAAACCCAGATGCTGCGCCACTTTCTGCGCAAGGATGCTGCCCAGGGCTACGAAAAGGTGCGTACGGCTGCACCCGGTGAGGCCGACAGCCGCGAGGCCCTGTGCATGGTGCGCCCCCTGCGGGTGGAGCAAGCGCAAAGCCTGCTGCTTGTGCGCCTGCTGACAGGCCGCACGCATCAGATCCGCGTACAGCTTGCCACCGTGGGGCATCCTGTGATTGGCGATACCAAGTACGGGCAGGCTGCGCCCACGCGCCGTCATGTGCCGCGCGGGGCCTACGCCCTCCCGGCCCCGGCCCGCATGAGTTCAACTGAGAATTCCGCGCCGGAGCCGGAAAGCCTGATGCTGCATGCCCTGCGCGTAACAATGCCCTGCGGGCACGTGTTTTCATGCCTGCCGCCGTGGTCTGGCGCGCATGCCCTTGAGCAGATGCCAGAGCCTGTCGCAGCCATGACAGCCCCGGAACACGGGGACGGATGCGGGGTCTTCCCTTTGACGGAACAAAGTGCTAAAAATAAATTTTTACGCCAGTAA